The nucleotide window TGCTGGCGGTATTCGCCGTCTTTGTTTTGCAGCTCTTCCCCAGCTATGAACCGCGCTGGGTGTTTCTCGTCGGTCTATTGCCTGCGCTGGTGACGTTATGGATTCGCAAAGCCGTGCCCGAGACCGACGAATGGAGTGCGGCGCAACAAGGCCGCACGGTACCGCCGCTATCCGCGCTGTTCGGGCCGGGCATCCGGCGTACGACGTGGATTACACTCTCGATCTGCGCGATTTCGCTCACGGGCCACTGGACGTTTATGTTTTGGCAGCAGGGTTTTATCCAAAATCACCCGGAGGTGCTCGCGCTTCCAGAAGCGCTTCGCAAAAGTATCCCGTTAACAGCCTTGTTCTGGATTATGGTGGGTTCGCTGATCGGCAATTTTGGTGCCGGGGCGCTGGCGAGTCGTGTGGGTTACGCCCGGGCTTTGGCGATTCTGTTTTTTGCGTATGCAGGGTTGATGGTGGTGGCATTTGCGCAGGAGTGGAGCCTTACGGTGACGTATGGTTTTTTTACGGCGATCGGGTTGGTGCAGGGGGCATTTGCGCTTTTTACGATGTGCCTGCCGCCCCTGTTTCCCACGCTGCTGCGCACCACCGGTGCGGGTTTTTGTTATAACATCGGCCGTGTTTTTGCGGCGGGTGGCACGGTTTTTTTCGGCCTATTTGCCAAGGTGGGCGACTATCGGCTGTGCCTGTTTTACGCAGCGTTTTTATTTGTTCCGGCCGCCCTGTTGTCCTTCAAGTTGCCGCAAGAAAATCGGTGATCGAAAACGTCCGCACCGCTTGGTCTGCCACCACTCCGGTTTGCCCACGAAACCCAAGGAAAACACAGAACTCGGCGGTCAATTCGTGGAGCTCGGACGATCTGGCGTGCGGGCGATCAGGCGGTGCGGCACCGATGGGACAATCGGGTTGACGCT belongs to Opitutus sp. and includes:
- a CDS encoding MFS transporter — its product is MSLHSSVVAPEREASRLSELTPHQRKSGLAAWLGWLFDGLDLHLYTLVAMVFVAELLGTTDKTRPDVAHHASIIQAAFLVGWACGGAIFGMIGDRLGRSRTLVLTILTYALFTGLSYFAHEWWHLMVFRFLAALGIGGEWAVGASLLSETWPKKWRPWIAAGLQCAVNCGILLAVFAVFVLQLFPSYEPRWVFLVGLLPALVTLWIRKAVPETDEWSAAQQGRTVPPLSALFGPGIRRTTWITLSICAISLTGHWTFMFWQQGFIQNHPEVLALPEALRKSIPLTALFWIMVGSLIGNFGAGALASRVGYARALAILFFAYAGLMVVAFAQEWSLTVTYGFFTAIGLVQGAFALFTMCLPPLFPTLLRTTGAGFCYNIGRVFAAGGTVFFGLFAKVGDYRLCLFYAAFLFVPAALLSFKLPQENR